The genomic window TCTAAAGCATTTAGATAATTATATCCGTTTCTTTGGGCCAATTCAATCGTATGCTCACTGGTCGTTACATATACGGACATACCCGGTTCCATTTTATGAACAATGTCTCCATCACCAGTAACATATGCAAAACCTTGACTCATATTTTTCAAGGTTATTTCAATTTTTTGATCTGGTGGGGCAATAAAAGGTCTAATATTCAGGGCGTGTGCAGCCAAAGGTATAAGTTGAACAACATTTAAATCTGGATGTATAATTGGACCACCAGCAGATAAGGCATATGCTGTAGAACCGGTAGGAGTTGATACGATCAATCCATCACCTGAAAAAGAAAACAGAAGATGTTCTTGAATTCTTACTTCAACATTCATTGTACCAAGAGGTTGACTTTTCAGCAAGACGATATCGTTTAATACTGTAACTTTTTTAGCTCCAACATGGCATTCCAAAAGGGTTCTTGCTGAAAAAGAAATTTCATTATTCTTTATATCTTTGATTAATTCACTCATTTCACTGTTAGAATAAGAACTTAAAAAACCTAAATTTCCCAAGTTTACAGCTATCACGGGTTTTGAATATAAAGCAGCTATTTCAGCAATCTTTAATACTGTTCCATCACCACCAAAAACAAGAAAATAATCTGCAGTTTTTGCTTTCTCTTCATCTAGGGAAGATCCAGCTGCTGCAGAGTCTATTATTTCAATGTTGCTTTCTTTAAACGGTTTTAGTATTTCATCTTCTAACTCTTCATCAGAAACTTTCAAAGGATTGTAAAAAACAAAAAACTTCATTAAATACACTACCTTAACAAATATCCTAATTCTAACAAAGATTGTACTAAAAATCTATCCAAAAAGAATAGAATTAAAAATGCAATCATAGGGGAAAAATCTATACTTCCAATAACTGTGGGAATGAATTTCCTAATTGGATTTAGTATAATGTTTGCAGACGAGTCTATGAA from Petrotoga sp. 9PW.55.5.1 includes these protein-coding regions:
- a CDS encoding NAD(+)/NADH kinase, which gives rise to MKFFVFYNPLKVSDEELEDEILKPFKESNIEIIDSAAAGSSLDEEKAKTADYFLVFGGDGTVLKIAEIAALYSKPVIAVNLGNLGFLSSYSNSEMSELIKDIKNNEISFSARTLLECHVGAKKVTVLNDIVLLKSQPLGTMNVEVRIQEHLLFSFSGDGLIVSTPTGSTAYALSAGGPIIHPDLNVVQLIPLAAHALNIRPFIAPPDQKIEITLKNMSQGFAYVTGDGDIVHKMEPGMSVYVTTSEHTIELAQRNGYNYLNALDKKLGFGRHFE
- a CDS encoding YggT family protein, whose amino-acid sequence is MFVIANLLLALASVLRIMIVFFELCIIISALLSFIMPFQYSKIRVFIDSSANIILNPIRKFIPTVIGSIDFSPMIAFLILFFLDRFLVQSLLELGYLLR